The Entomobacter blattae nucleotide sequence CATCATGCCAATATTGTACCCTGGCAGTTACTGAGAGACAGGGTTGGCATAGAGTTAAGGGTTGCCCCTATTACCGATTGTGGTGAATTGGATGAAGAGGCCTTTAAAACCTTGCTCAGTGATGGAAAAGTGGCTCTTGTTGCCTTAACCCATATGTCCAACGTTTTGGGCACCATTGTCGATATTCAGCATTATGCTGCTCTTGCTCATGCCGCTGGGGCTAAAATATTGGTGGATGGAAGCCAGTCTGTTGTACATTTCCCTGTTCATGTGACCGACCTGGATGTGGATTTTTATACATTTACAGGCCACAAGCTTTATGGCCCAACAGGGGTGGGTGTATTATGGGCTCGCTCTGAAATTCTCCACGCCATGCCCCCTTTTATGGGGGGGGGTGACATGATTTCTTCTGTAAGTTTTGAACACACGACCTGGGCAGATATTCCTCATAAATTCGAGGCTGGTACTCCAGCTATCGCTGAAGTCATTGCTCTGGGGGCTGCGATTGACTATGTAGAAGAAATAGGTTTTGAAACGTTAAAAAATATCGAGCGTTATCAACTCTCCTACGCAATAGAAAAGCTTAGCCAAATTAACAGCCTTAAAATATTGGGTTCTGCTTCAAAACGGGGAGGGGTTATTTCCTTTGTGATGGAAGGAGTTCATCCGCATGATATGGCAACATTGCTGGATAAAAACGGAATAGCCATCAGAGCAGGGCAGCATTGTGCCGAACCGTTGATGAAGCGTTTAGGGGTTTTTGCGACAGCAAGGGCCAGTTTTGGTTTATATAATACCCATGAGGAAATAGAGACACTGGCAAAAACTCTTTTACAGATACGTACTCTTCTTCAGTAATGGCCATTGAGTGGTAAGAAAAGAAAATGGCCCATGAAGATCTTTATCAATCCCTGTTAATAAAAAGGGCCAATCACCCCCTTTTTAAGCAGGAGTTACCCCAGGTAAATAAAATGGGTCAGGCAAAGAATCCTTTATGTGGCGACTTTGTGCAGATTAATCTTTTTTGCTCAGAGGAAAAAATCGAAAAAATTCAGCACATTACTGAAGGGTGCCTTATCTGTAAGGTTGCGGCTGATATTATGGCAGAAAAGGTTGTGGGGCTGAGCTTGCCTGAAATACAAAAAGAGTTTACCCACTTTCAAAATATTATTATCAGTGGAACTTCTCCTGCAGAAGGGGATTTGTATTCTGGTTTTGCACCCCTATATCATTATAAGGCACGTATCAATTGTGCCACATTATCCTGGTTTGCTTTATTGTCGGCACTGGGTGTTCAAAATACACCGGAAAAACCGGGAGGGAGATCTTATGGATCAAAATAGCTCATTACATACCTCGCAAGGAGACCTTTCCGCAATGCAGAAGGCCGATCAAGCTCCTACTGAAGAGGCAAAAGGGTTTGATCGCTTTTTTCATGATGAAGACCCCTCTAAGGCAGATCCAGACTCTCGTTCTGTTCAACATACTTCTTGGACGCCAGAAGGAGAAATTCAGCCCGAACGGAACTTTTCCGTTGTCAGTGAAGAGCGGGTGATAGAAGCTATTTCTTCTGTGTATGACCCCGAAATACCTGTGAATATTTACGAATTAGG carries:
- a CDS encoding SUF system Fe-S cluster assembly protein; protein product: MQKADQAPTEEAKGFDRFFHDEDPSKADPDSRSVQHTSWTPEGEIQPERNFSVVSEERVIEAISSVYDPEIPVNIYELGLIYTIDLYDNGKVKVTMTLTAPGCPSAQELPVQVKEALEHLEEVVEAEVEVVWDPPWDMSRMSEDARLALNMF
- a CDS encoding SufS family cysteine desulfurase, which encodes MTDPVQNDIEGKILQLRKDFPILAQKVHGKPLVFLDSAASAQKPVKVIEALRAVFTSQYANIHRGLHWMSEKTTQAYEESRQKVARFLGAPTSQEIIFTKNSTEAINLVSYSYGSLLKPGQAIVISEMEHHANIVPWQLLRDRVGIELRVAPITDCGELDEEAFKTLLSDGKVALVALTHMSNVLGTIVDIQHYAALAHAAGAKILVDGSQSVVHFPVHVTDLDVDFYTFTGHKLYGPTGVGVLWARSEILHAMPPFMGGGDMISSVSFEHTTWADIPHKFEAGTPAIAEVIALGAAIDYVEEIGFETLKNIERYQLSYAIEKLSQINSLKILGSASKRGGVISFVMEGVHPHDMATLLDKNGIAIRAGQHCAEPLMKRLGVFATARASFGLYNTHEEIETLAKTLLQIRTLLQ
- a CDS encoding iron-sulfur cluster assembly scaffold protein, which encodes MAHEDLYQSLLIKRANHPLFKQELPQVNKMGQAKNPLCGDFVQINLFCSEEKIEKIQHITEGCLICKVAADIMAEKVVGLSLPEIQKEFTHFQNIIISGTSPAEGDLYSGFAPLYHYKARINCATLSWFALLSALGVQNTPEKPGGRSYGSK